A genome region from Pseudomonas pergaminensis includes the following:
- a CDS encoding zinc ribbon domain-containing protein YjdM, translated as MSTLPPCPKCNSEYTYEDGAQLICPECAHEWSANGEAEAASDDTVKKDSVGNVLQDGDTITVIKDLKVKGTSLVVKVGTKVKNIRLCDGDHDIDCKIDGIGPMKLKSEFVRKV; from the coding sequence GTGAGCACGTTGCCACCCTGCCCGAAATGCAATTCCGAATACACCTACGAAGACGGCGCCCAGCTGATCTGCCCGGAATGCGCCCATGAGTGGTCCGCCAATGGCGAGGCCGAAGCAGCCAGCGACGACACCGTGAAGAAAGATTCTGTGGGCAACGTCCTGCAGGACGGCGACACCATCACCGTGATCAAGGACCTCAAGGTCAAGGGCACTTCCCTGGTCGTCAAAGTGGGCACCAAGGTCAAGAACATCCGCCTGTGCGACGGCGACCACGATATCGATTGCAAGATCGACGGTATCGGCCCGATGAAGCTCAAGTCTGAGTTCGTGCGCAAAGTCTGA
- the rplU gene encoding 50S ribosomal protein L21 encodes MSYAVIVTGGKQYKVAPGEYLKIEKLEVATGESVTFDRVLLVANGDDVNIGAPVVAGATVVAEVISQGRHDKVRIIKFRRRKHHMKRMGHRQWYTEIKITGIQA; translated from the coding sequence ATGTCGTACGCAGTAATTGTTACTGGTGGCAAGCAATACAAAGTCGCCCCAGGTGAATACCTGAAGATCGAAAAACTGGAAGTCGCTACCGGCGAATCCGTTACTTTTGATCGCGTTCTGTTGGTCGCCAATGGCGATGACGTGAACATCGGCGCTCCAGTTGTTGCTGGCGCTACCGTTGTGGCTGAAGTGATCTCCCAAGGTCGTCACGATAAAGTCCGCATCATCAAGTTCCGTCGTCGTAAGCACCACATGAAGCGTATGGGCCACCGCCAGTGGTACACCGAGATCAAAATCACCGGTATTCAGGCTTAA
- a CDS encoding FKBP-type peptidyl-prolyl cis-trans isomerase, which yields MSEVNLSTDETRVSYGIGRQLGDQLRDNPPPGVSLDAILAGLTDAFAGQPSRVDQEQMAASFKVIREIMQAEAAAKAEAAAGAGLAFLAENAKRDGITTLASGLQFEVLTAGDGAKPTREDQVRTHYHGTLIDGTVFDSSYERGQPAEFPVGGVIAGWTEALQLMNAGSKWRLYVPSELAYGAQGVGSIPPHSVLVFDVELLDVL from the coding sequence ATGTCCGAAGTTAATCTGTCCACCGACGAAACCCGCGTCAGCTACGGTATCGGCCGTCAGTTGGGCGACCAACTGCGCGACAACCCACCACCGGGCGTCAGCCTGGACGCGATCCTGGCCGGCCTGACCGATGCGTTCGCCGGCCAGCCAAGCCGCGTAGACCAAGAGCAAATGGCTGCCAGCTTCAAGGTGATCCGCGAAATCATGCAAGCCGAAGCGGCTGCCAAGGCTGAAGCAGCGGCAGGCGCTGGCCTGGCGTTCCTGGCTGAAAACGCCAAGCGTGATGGCATCACTACCCTGGCTTCCGGCCTGCAATTCGAAGTGCTGACCGCAGGTGATGGCGCCAAGCCGACCCGTGAAGACCAAGTGCGTACTCACTACCACGGCACCCTGATCGACGGCACTGTGTTCGATAGCTCCTACGAGCGCGGCCAGCCTGCAGAATTCCCGGTAGGCGGCGTGATCGCCGGTTGGACCGAAGCCCTGCAACTGATGAATGCCGGCAGCAAATGGCGCCTGTACGTGCCTAGCGAACTGGCTTACGGCGCTCAAGGCGTTGGTAGCATCCCGCCGCACAGCGTCCTGGTGTTCGACGTCGAGCTGCTCGACGTTCTGTAA
- a CDS encoding polyprenyl synthetase family protein: MQPQAFYRAVADDFSAVDGIIKQQLTSKVPLVSKIGDYITSAGGKRLRPLLVLLCGKALGREGDDLRLLAATIEFLHTATLLHDDVVDMSGMRRGRETANAMWGNAPSVLVGDFLYSRSFEMMVELGSMPVMKILSQATRIIAEGEVLQLSKVRDASTTEETYMEVIRGKTAMLFEASTHSAAALCGATAEQAEALRTFGDHLGVAFQLVDDLLDYKGDAETLGKNVGDDLAEGKPTLPLIYTMREGTPEQAALVRKAIQKGGIEDLEAIRAAVEASGSLEYTAQLARDYVARAIKCLEALPASEYRDALVELSEFAVARTH; encoded by the coding sequence ATGCAACCCCAAGCTTTCTACCGCGCGGTCGCGGACGATTTTAGCGCCGTCGACGGCATCATCAAGCAGCAGCTGACGTCTAAAGTGCCGCTGGTCTCCAAAATTGGCGACTATATTACGTCGGCGGGCGGTAAACGCCTGCGTCCTTTATTAGTGCTGCTGTGCGGCAAGGCCCTGGGTCGCGAAGGCGATGACCTGCGCCTGCTGGCGGCCACTATCGAATTCCTGCACACCGCCACCCTGCTGCATGACGACGTGGTCGACATGTCCGGCATGCGCCGTGGCCGCGAGACCGCCAACGCCATGTGGGGCAACGCACCCAGCGTGCTGGTGGGCGACTTCCTGTATTCGCGCTCGTTCGAAATGATGGTTGAACTCGGCTCGATGCCGGTGATGAAGATTCTTTCACAGGCCACCCGCATCATCGCCGAGGGCGAAGTGTTGCAACTGTCGAAGGTCCGCGACGCCAGCACCACCGAAGAAACCTATATGGAAGTGATTCGCGGCAAAACCGCGATGCTCTTTGAAGCCTCCACCCACAGCGCCGCTGCGCTGTGCGGCGCTACGGCCGAACAGGCCGAAGCCCTGCGCACCTTTGGTGACCACCTGGGCGTGGCGTTCCAACTGGTCGACGACCTGCTCGACTACAAGGGCGACGCCGAAACCCTTGGCAAGAACGTCGGTGACGACCTGGCCGAAGGCAAGCCGACCTTGCCGCTGATCTACACCATGCGCGAAGGCACGCCGGAACAGGCTGCCCTGGTGCGCAAGGCGATCCAGAAAGGCGGGATCGAAGACCTGGAGGCCATCCGTGCCGCTGTCGAAGCGTCGGGCTCCCTGGAGTACACCGCGCAACTGGCACGCGACTACGTGGCCCGTGCAATCAAATGCCTGGAAGCCCTCCCCGCCAGCGAATACCGGGATGCCCTGGTTGAGCTGAGTGAGTTTGCGGTCGCGCGTACTCACTGA
- a CDS encoding PA4570 family protein, with amino-acid sequence MTYLIDAWLDRPHPYLRILHRETGEVCAVLEEEALNELQDQGDLDVNGLSSSEPGVLKEVVRNLFLFCYARALRPATELNGKFHP; translated from the coding sequence ATGACTTATTTGATAGATGCCTGGCTGGACCGCCCACACCCTTACCTGCGGATCTTGCATCGGGAAACCGGCGAAGTCTGTGCAGTACTGGAAGAAGAAGCGCTGAACGAATTGCAGGACCAAGGCGACCTGGACGTCAACGGGCTGAGCTCGAGTGAACCTGGGGTGTTGAAGGAGGTGGTGCGTAATCTGTTTCTGTTTTGCTATGCCCGAGCGTTGCGCCCGGCGACGGAGCTGAATGGCAAGTTCCATCCATGA